In Fragaria vesca subsp. vesca linkage group LG1, FraVesHawaii_1.0, whole genome shotgun sequence, the sequence TATTCGGGCTTGTACGCAATTCGGAGGGGTTGATCAAGGTTCCCAAGTGCATTGTTTTGTTGTCAAGACTGGTTTTGATAAGGAAGTCTTTGTGGGTACTTCTTTGATTGATTTTTATGTAAAGATGGGGGATATTGAGGAGGCGAGATTGATTTTCGATGGTTTGGAAGTTAAGAGCGCGGTTACTTGGACTATTGTTATAGCAGGGTATGCGAAAAGTGGGAAAAGTGAGGCGGCTTTAAAGTTGTTTTATCAGATGAGAGACACTGATGTTCCGGATAAATATGTGCTCTCTGCTCTTCTGACTGCATGTTCTGCCCTCAAGTTCATTGGAGGCGGCAAGCAGATCCATGCTTATGTTCTGAGAAGGGGAACAGAAATGGATGTTTCGGTGGTTAATGTATTGATAGATTTCTATACAAAGTGCGGTCAAGTCCTGGCAGGACAGAAATTATTTGATAAGGTGGTGGATAGGGACCTTATTTCATGGACCACAATGATAGCAGGGTATATGCAAAACTCGATGCACGTGGAGGCTGTTAAGCTATTTTCTGAAATGACCAGATTGGGTTGGAGGCCAGACGGATATGGGTGTAGTAGCATTCTTACTTCATGTGGTTCACTTGAGGCTCTGAAACATGGGAGGGAAGTGCACGCTTATACTATCAGGGTTGATCTTGTCTACGAATATTATGTGAAGAATAGTCTGATTGATATGTATGCTAAATGTGATTCCCTGACTGATGCAAGAACAGTTTTTGACTCCATGACTGATCATAATGTGGTCTCTTACAATGCAATGATTGAAGGATACTCAAGACAGGATAAGTTGGCTGAAGCTCTGGATCTTTTCAATCTGATGAGGCTTAGATCGGTCCAGCCTAGCATCTTGACATTTGTCAGTCTTCTTGGTGTCTCAGCTGCTTCATTGACCTTGGAATTAAGCAAGCAAGTCCATGGGATGACCACCAAGTACGGGTTGTGCTTGGATATTTTTGCTGGCAGCGCTCTCATAGATGTTTATTCCAAGTGTTCATGTACTCGCGAAGCTAAACTTGTATTCGAGGAGATGAATGAAAAAGACATAGTAGTATGGAATGCAATGTTTAGTGGATATGCCCAACAGCAGGAAAGTGAAGAGGCTCTTAAGTTGTACTCTAAACTACAGTTATCGAGACAAATTCCTAATGAGTTTACTTTTGCCTCCGTAGTCTCAGCAGCCAGCAGCCTAGCAAGTGTCCAGCATGGTCAACAGTTCCACAGCCAGATCATTAAAGTTGGTCTGGAGAATGATCCTTTTGTCACAAATGCCCTTGTGGATATGTACTCCAAGTGTGGAAGCATTGAAGAGGCTCACAAACTGTTTGACTCCAAAACTTTGAAAGATGTTGCCTGTTGGAATACCATTATCTCAACCTATGCTCATCATGGAGAAGCAGAAAACGCTCTCCTGATGTTTGAAAGAATGATGAATGACGGCATAAAACCCAACTATATCACATTTGTGGGAGTGCTATCAGCTTGTAGCCATGCAGGCCTTGTGGAAGATGGACTTCGTCACTTTGAATCAATGCCTTGGTTTGGAATCGAACCAGGGATAGACCATTATTCTTGCATAGTTTCTCTCCTGGGCCGTGCCAGTAAATTATCTGAAGCCAAGGAGTTTATTGAGAAAATGCCAATGAAGCCTGCAGCAATTTTATGGAGGAGTTTACTGAGTGCATGTACCGCTGCAGGTAATGTTGAATTGGGGATCTATGGAGCAGAGATGGCAATTTTGAGTGATCCATTGGATAGTGGATCGTACATCTTGCTTTCGAATATTTATGCCGCCGAAGGTATGTGGGATGATGTCAAAAAGGTTAGGGAAAAAATGGAGTATAATGGTGTAGTGAAAGAAACTGGGCGTAGTTGGTTCTAAGTTAACCCAAGGCGAGGATAATTGTTTTGAAGGAGGGAAGGAATGGTTGACAAGCCTATTTGCAGGGAAAAAAAATAGATCATTGCGAAACTGATCTAATTTTTTCAATTTCAGCCAATCTGATTTTGCAGATCGAAAGGGTTGGTTATGTGCCTGAAGCTGATTAATCATGTTTAATCATGCTAAGTGAAGCTGCCAACAGCATGAGCTCCTGAACAATTATGAAATGAAACTTCACAGGTGCATCTTTGTGAACTCTGAAGTGAAGCTTAAGCTTGACATGCAATATGTTGGGCTTCTTTTAGTTCGGGTATTTAAGCTGGTGATTAATTTTAGTATGACTGCAAAAATTCAGTGCAACGATAATGGAGGAAGATTCTTTGTTTGGATTGAATGAGTCGCATTCAAGAAGCTGGTATAGACATCACCGGAGCGGACAGCTGATCTGCAGAAATTTGGAGATGACATGGCTTAAAATGGAAAGATCGATTCTAATGTGTGCATGCATGAAAGTTGTAAATGCAAGTTAATTTTTATTTTTTTGTGTACTCAGTACTCCTTAGAGGAAAAGCATTGGGAAATTATCCTTTCGTGATGTTCTGATCATCGAATTACCGTGACCTTGTACTAGGGTTTTCCGGAGGTACCTCCAAAGTTGCATCCCTTTTTGTGGAGGGGTTCTATGGACTGGATTTTCTACCATGTATGAAGCTTAGCTTTTCATTGGAAGAGAAGTACGTAAACAGCCATTTTCTTCAGATGTCAATAAGAGAGTGAATTGCCGGTACAAGGAACTTTGGGGGTCTGGGAGTTTTGTTCCGATGTTTTGAAGGGTACATTCTTCTTGGCCTTGTCATCTGGTTAGTTTCCAAAAAAAATTTAGTCAATTTTTCCATTATGCCATGAGATCTTTAGTAGAAGAGGAACCTCCTGGTTATTGAGTTGTTCTTCTATGGATGAATCTGCGTCAACGTAACCTGCTTCATGATGAGGGAACTGTGACGTAACCTCTGGTTATCTATGAAAATAGGATTGAGGTATGTGGCTGAAGTGCATGCAGCATTGGTGAAATGTTCTATTGGTCTGGAGTTTATATTGGAGAGGCGTGTTACAGGGTCGAGGTAGAGACATATAGCGGTGTAGCTTTCAAATTGTAGTGAAAGATGTATTGCAGCGGAGGAAATTATTGTTGAGGAGATTATAAGTTGATGCAAATCCTCCATATCTCTTCTATTGGACAATAAATACTGCACGATTGTAACAAAGTTGCTCATGCTATTGCTAGGTTTGTAGCCTGAGAGAAATAGGCGATTGCTACGTCGTCTCCAACGCTGCAGAACAGAGAACATAAACTAATGAATCCGACTCAACCTTCTGGGCAGCGAATCTTGCCATCGGAAGGCAATATATTGTGACACACCCTCTATTTGTGCACCTTGGCAGAAATAGGAAGCAAAACTGGGATAAAGTTGAGCCAAAAGATCCCGATTCAAGAGAAAAAGTTATCATCGACAAACAACTGGAATGGTTGTCGAAAAAAACAGACAACTGGAATGAAGTTCTGGAGTAGAATCGGAAAAATCAAACCTGTACGCTATTATTTGAATACAACTTGTGAGGCACTAGTGTGGTAAAATTAGACTTCAGATATATTTCTCTTTCCTAATACAAAAGCTTTTAACTTTTGGATTTACATCTAGTTTTTCTTGAATTAAGATATCCTAAACTTGTCTTGAGTTTTCCTACCAAACCACACTCTAAATCAACTTCGTCATCAGACCCGAACTTAAACTCAAAGTGTTCAGGACTTCGCTTGGTAGCACATGATATAGTCGCTGCCTCACCCGGAGATGATGTGAAAGGCTCCTGAGAAACATTGTTAAGCTTCTCTTCCTCATCTTCATGGTACACTACACGAACTCCAGACTTCTTCACTTGCAAACCTTGGCCATCTGTCGTAAATAAAAATTCAATGTGTTGCCAATCTTGACGACTCTGGAGTGAACTACAGAAAATCCAGAGGTGATCCAGTACAGCTTGGCCTAAGTGTTCATCAAAGGAAAAACCAGGCAGATGGAACCTCTCTTTTCTATTGACTTAATTGGCAATGAATCTCATGTGTAGGACTATACTCATCACTCAATGACACAGGTGCATGCTGATCTACAGCAAAAACAGCGCAAAACGCGAATCCCATCAACTTGTTATTGAACCAACTTGGAGGTAGATCAATGGTTACCGAAGGACCCGCGGTTTGATGAGTAAAACACTGGTATATCATTTCCAGGAATGACAAACTCAAATTTCTCTACTTGACGATGATATGAAAGTGCCTGTGACATAAATCCACAATGCGGTTCACAATTAAGACCATGCACAGAGAGAGAGAGAGAGAGAGAGAGAGAGAGAGAGAGAGAGAGAGAGAGAGACGACGTANNNNNNNNNNNNNNNNNNNNGAGAGAGAGAGAGACCTGAAGGTGTCGCTCCAATTGTTGCTTCACCAGTCTGAAACAATTGAGAAAATATGCCTTTGACAGAAAATTCCACTTGGTCACTATCTCCAACGAAAGGAAATTATTGGCATTGACTTCGACACGAGGTGGAAGCTTCGGCAATTCTTCAAGGTACTGGCATCTCTGCAAATCGAGATATTCAAGCACGTGAAGTTGGCTGATGTTCCCCGGAAGCCTCACAAATTGGTTAGAGCTTAGATTTAATCTTTTTAATGAAAACTTAATGGGGCAGACAACAGGGATAAATCCCATATCCCAGATATTGCAGTTACTTATATTCAAAGTTCTTAAAGACTGCAAATGAGCAAAAGAAGACCATCGGAAAAACTTTGTTCCATCAAAATTTAAGACAATGATGTCTTCCAGAGGACCAAGGCATGAAGGCAGTGGTCTCATGGTAGTTCCAGCCACATCAAGCTCTTCCAAACTTTTTACATCGCCCAAATCTTCCGGCAATTTTTCAAGTTTCGAGCAACGAGAAAGAAGAAGAACTTTCAGAGATTTCAATCCAGATACACTGCATGGAAGACGACACAGACTTGTGCAATCTCTCAAGTTCAACAAAGTCAGTCTTTCCAGCATACCCACTGATGAGTCAACCTCAGTCAGGCGTATACAACCTTCAAGAATCAAACATTCAAGATATGTACTACCACTTAAGTCTGGGATCTCGAGAAGATTCAAAGAGTGGCTGAGGTTGATGGTTTTCAAACTGTGTAAATGCTGTAAGAAAAAGCATTTGTAGCAAAATTAGCTTGCATGATACCAACACTTCTGTAGGTGATAAAAGATCAATAACTATTACAATGCATACCTTTATGCCCATCCAAAGATATACAATCTGGCTATGACACAAGTTAATTTCTTTTATCTTCTCTGGGTTGAAAGATGATGGCAAAGATCGTAGAGGAAACTTCAACCACCTGAGAATTCGTAACTCAGTTGAAAGATACTCGAGGCCATCACAGAGTTTAGAAAGTTGCACATTACGTATCTCAAGCAGTCTCAATTTGTTCATTTTCGAAAATGATTTAGAATTCATGTGCATAACTGGTTCATCAGTAACATCCATGATATGGTCAAGGTCCAGGACTATGGCTTCCACTGTGTCTGTTCCCTAATGAACATGAATAAGGAAATGAAGCTCATAGATAAGAAAGGTCTAGTACTGAGTTCGTAGTACACCTGTTCATATAGAATATATCAAAACTAAAAGGATTCATGTACTAGGTCACTCACTGTATTTCCACCCAGCACGTGATTGATGTCTTCATAAAGCCACAACCTGCTGCGCTTGCCTGGCTCTTCAGGAGACTCCCGGCGAACAATTTCTAAACCCATTTCTTGGAGCAAGTCATGCATCCATATTGTGCCGAAGGAAACAGTTAAGAGGGATCTTTCCACAAGGACATCTATTCCAATATCTGCATACAAGCCACAAGCGTTTAGAGTTTCTATTACATAGTGTTTTCTCTTCCCATGAAAGTAACATGCAATGTCTAGGAAAAGTTTCTTCTCCTTGTCATCAAGACCATCATAACTTATTTTAAGTGTCTCAAAAATGTCTCTGTTACACACGTCTCTCCATTTGCACAAAACACTTCTCCAGGCGCCTACACCTCTTCCATGTAGAAAAGATCCCAATACTTTCAGAGCTAATGGAAGGAGAAGAAAAGGCGCCTACACCTCTTCCATGTAGAAAAGATCCCAATACTTTCAGAGCTAATGGAAGACCTTTGGCATAGTTGAGGACTTGATTAGACAATTCAAGATATTTTTGTTCAGGGTAATCTCTTTTAAAGGCGTTCAAGCTAAAAAGCTGAAGAGCTTCATCACTACTTAGTCCTTGGACCTCAAATTTTCTCTCTACACCATGTTTAACCAGTAGATGGTCATTTCTAGTTGTAATGATAACAACACTTCCAATATGAAACCAATCTTTCTTTCTAGCCAAATAGTCCAATTGGTCCGAATGATTAACATCATCAAGAACGAGAAGAACCTTCTTGTAACGTAG encodes:
- the LOC101310066 gene encoding pentatricopeptide repeat-containing protein At4g39530-like produces the protein MRNSSLHLRHYHKAITSTHQALSFSSLPSFLLESQHLSLDSLRIQTLQTQRRALVNHLQLGLSHNPKRIHAQILTSGFRQDVFLANLLLDSYKKSGYIVYARNVFDTMPDRSSVTWSSMVSMYTKHGKSEEALKVFSEFHRSSDGRPNEYTFPSVIRACTQFGGVDQGSQVHCFVVKTGFDKEVFVGTSLIDFYVKMGDIEEARLIFDGLEVKSAVTWTIVIAGYAKSGKSEAALKLFYQMRDTDVPDKYVLSALLTACSALKFIGGGKQIHAYVLRRGTEMDVSVVNVLIDFYTKCGQVLAGQKLFDKVVDRDLISWTTMIAGYMQNSMHVEAVKLFSEMTRLGWRPDGYGCSSILTSCGSLEALKHGREVHAYTIRVDLVYEYYVKNSLIDMYAKCDSLTDARTVFDSMTDHNVVSYNAMIEGYSRQDKLAEALDLFNLMRLRSVQPSILTFVSLLGVSAASLTLELSKQVHGMTTKYGLCLDIFAGSALIDVYSKCSCTREAKLVFEEMNEKDIVVWNAMFSGYAQQQESEEALKLYSKLQLSRQIPNEFTFASVVSAASSLASVQHGQQFHSQIIKVGLENDPFVTNALVDMYSKCGSIEEAHKLFDSKTLKDVACWNTIISTYAHHGEAENALLMFERMMNDGIKPNYITFVGVLSACSHAGLVEDGLRHFESMPWFGIEPGIDHYSCIVSLLGRASKLSEAKEFIEKMPMKPAAILWRSLLSACTAAGNVELGIYGAEMAILSDPLDSGSYILLSNIYAAEGMWDDVKKVREKMEYNGVVKETGRSWF
- the LOC101310357 gene encoding TMV resistance protein N-like, producing MSIERASSSVPSSSLKWKYDVFLSFRGKDTRKGFTNNLYTELVAQGIETFMDDHELQKGEALSPVLLTAIEEPRFAFVVLSVNYASSTWCLDELLKILECMETRITALPVFYDVDPSHVRQQTGSFAEAFNEHEKRFRDDTDKLQGWRTALTKVSNFTGWNLKDWRYERDLIKEIVAVVCAKLFPRLFRSVENLVGIDSRVEAVHLLSREGVHDVSFIGILGMGGIGKTTIARVLYDRISHQFEFSSFLSNVRSNARKKWSAAVNKRSLFLGCVGKDVDVWDVHEGAKKIKRFLRYKKVLLVLDDVNHSDQLDYLARKKDWFHIGSVVIITTRNDHLLVKHGVERKFEVQGLSSDEALQLFSLNAFKRDYPEQKYLELSNQVLNYAKGLPLALKVLGSFLHGRGVGAFSSPSISSESIGIFSTWKRCRRLEKCFVQMERHIGIDVLVERSLLTVSFGTIWMHDLLQEMGLEIVRRESPEEPGKRSRLWLYEDINHVLGGNTGTDTVEAIVLDLDHIMDVTDEPVMHMNSKSFSKMNKLRLLEIRNVQLSKLCDGLEYLSTELRILRWLKFPLRSLPSSFNPEKIKEINLCHSQIVYLWMGIKHLHSLKTINLSHSLNLLEIPDLSGSTYLECLILEGCIRLTEVDSSVGMLERLTLLNLRDCTSLCRLPCSVSGLKSLKVLLLSRCSKLEKLPEDLGDVKSLEELDVAGTTMRPLPSCLGPLEDIIVLNFDGTKFFRWSSFAHLQSLRTLNISNCNIWDMGFIPVVCPIKFSLKRLNLSSNQFVRLPGNISQLHVLEYLDLQRCQYLEELPKLPPRVEVNANNFLSLEIVTKWNFLSKAYFLNCFRLVKQQLERHLQALSYHRQVEKFEFVIPGNDIPVFYSSNRGSFGQAVLDHLWIFCSSLQSRQDWQHIEFLFTTDGQGLQVKKSGVRVVYHEDEEEKLNNVSQEPFTSSPGEAATISCATKRSPEHFEFKFGSDDEVDLDVGDDVAIAYFSQATNLAIA